The following are from one region of the Magallana gigas chromosome 6, xbMagGiga1.1, whole genome shotgun sequence genome:
- the LOC105322431 gene encoding homer protein homolog 2 isoform X4, translated as MSDSMSVLSHGPLRSTDSVVQFRLGDFGSMDDDVFDDWTDVTVKEQPIFTTKAHVFQIDPETKKNWIPASKSAVSVSYYYDTTRNTYRIISVDGSKAIVNSTITPGMTFTKTSQKFGQWSDPRANTVYGLGFSSEQDLQKFIEKFKEVKEMTRQVVNQTPPIPPSTNQNSTSQVNGNEESHSSSSKHANSSQPRQFLHHRSSSLSAMQGSDTSSKQDANLRERRNSFNSSPNNSSNNASESQLKYENDRLKLALAQSSTNAKKWEVELQTLKNNNSRLTAALQESTTNVEEWKKQLAAYKEESAKMKKKIVELEKRQSGSEQVAALQTELQQLTERLERVQLDNQDKQDEINQLSLRMSELSARETQSSTLQSRCKKLEDENDHLKLKVEDLQRQLTERNMSHDQENSELLRLEDQLGSKVTELYEIHEQIISLIRKESHS; from the exons ATGTCTGATTCTATGTCGGTGTTGTCACACGGACCACTGAGGTCCACTGATTCTGTCGTCCAGTTCAGACTCGGAGATTTTGGGAGCATGGATGACGACGTTTTCGATGATTGGACGGATGTTACTGTGAA GGAACAACCCATCTTCACAACGAAGGCCCATGTGTTCCAGATAGATCCAGAGACCAAGAAGAACTGGATCCCAGCCAGTAAAAGTGCCGTCAGTGTCTCTTACTACTATGACACCACGCGGAATACTTATCGCATCATCAGTGTCGATGGATCCAAG GCCATTGTCAACAGTACCATCACCCCCGGGATGACCTTCACAAAAACGTCCCAGAAGTTTGGCCAGTGGTCCGACCCCAGGGCTAACACTGTGTACGGACTGGGATTCTCCTCGGAGCAAGATCTACAGAag TTTATAGAAAAGTTCAAAGAAGTCAAAGAAATGACCCGACAGGTGGTCAACCAGACACCACCCATTCCCCCGTCAACCAATCAGAACTCTACCTCACAGGTGAATGGGAATGAGGAGTCCCACTCCTCCTCCTCCAAGCACGCAAATTCCTCTCAACCAAGACAATTCTTGCATCACAGAAGCTCTAGCTTGTCTGCCATGCAG GGCTCAGATACATCTAGTAAACAAGATGCCAATTTAAGAGAGAGGAGAAACTCTTTCAACAGCTCACCTAACAACAGCTCCAACAATGCTTCGGAAAGTCAACTGAAATACGAGAATGATCGACTCAAATTAGCCTTAGCTCAAAG ttcAACCAATGCCAAAAAATGGGAGGTAGAATTACAGACCCTGAAGAACAACAACTCGCGGCTTACGGCGGCGCTACAGGAAAGCACCACAAACGTGGAGGAGTGGAAGAAACAACTTGCAGCGTACAAAGAGGAGAGTGCCAAAATGAAGAAAAAG ATTGTGGAACTGGAGAAGCGACAGAGTGGCTCAGAACAAGTAGCAGCTCTACAGACCGAGTTACAGCAGCTGACAGAAAGACTCGAGCGAGTGCAACTCGACAACCAAGACAAACAAGAT GAGATTAATCAGCTGAGTCTTCGAATGAGTGAGCTCTCAGCCAGAGAGACTCAAAGCTCGACTTTACAAAGCAGATGCAAg AAACTGGAAGATGAGAATGATCATCTAAAGTTAAAGGTAGAAGATCTACAGAGACAATTAACGGAAAGAAACATGTCACATGACCAAGAAAACTCGGAGCTGCTTCGGCTGGAAGATCAGTTAGGCAGCAAAGTGACGGAACTGTACGAAATCCACGAGCAAATCATATCACTAATTCGTAAAGAATCTCACAGCTGA
- the LOC105322431 gene encoding homer protein homolog 2 isoform X9, with product MEREQPIFTTKAHVFQIDPETKKNWIPASKSAVSVSYYYDTTRNTYRIISVDGSKAIVNSTITPGMTFTKTSQKFGQWSDPRANTVYGLGFSSEQDLQKFIEKFKEVKEMTRQVVNQTPPIPPSTNQNSTSQVNGNEESHSSSSKHANSSQPRQFLHHRSSSLSAMQGSDTSSKQDANLRERRNSFNSSPNNSSNNASESQLKYENDRLKLALAQSSTNAKKWEVELQTLKNNNSRLTAALQESTTNVEEWKKQLAAYKEESAKMKKKIVELEKRQSGSEQVAALQTELQQLTERLERVQLDNQDKQDEINQLSLRMSELSARETQSSTLQSRCKKLEDENDHLKLKVEDLQRQLTERNMSHDQENSELLRLEDQLGSKVTELYEIHEQIISLIRKESHS from the exons ATGGAAAG GGAACAACCCATCTTCACAACGAAGGCCCATGTGTTCCAGATAGATCCAGAGACCAAGAAGAACTGGATCCCAGCCAGTAAAAGTGCCGTCAGTGTCTCTTACTACTATGACACCACGCGGAATACTTATCGCATCATCAGTGTCGATGGATCCAAG GCCATTGTCAACAGTACCATCACCCCCGGGATGACCTTCACAAAAACGTCCCAGAAGTTTGGCCAGTGGTCCGACCCCAGGGCTAACACTGTGTACGGACTGGGATTCTCCTCGGAGCAAGATCTACAGAag TTTATAGAAAAGTTCAAAGAAGTCAAAGAAATGACCCGACAGGTGGTCAACCAGACACCACCCATTCCCCCGTCAACCAATCAGAACTCTACCTCACAGGTGAATGGGAATGAGGAGTCCCACTCCTCCTCCTCCAAGCACGCAAATTCCTCTCAACCAAGACAATTCTTGCATCACAGAAGCTCTAGCTTGTCTGCCATGCAG GGCTCAGATACATCTAGTAAACAAGATGCCAATTTAAGAGAGAGGAGAAACTCTTTCAACAGCTCACCTAACAACAGCTCCAACAATGCTTCGGAAAGTCAACTGAAATACGAGAATGATCGACTCAAATTAGCCTTAGCTCAAAG ttcAACCAATGCCAAAAAATGGGAGGTAGAATTACAGACCCTGAAGAACAACAACTCGCGGCTTACGGCGGCGCTACAGGAAAGCACCACAAACGTGGAGGAGTGGAAGAAACAACTTGCAGCGTACAAAGAGGAGAGTGCCAAAATGAAGAAAAAG ATTGTGGAACTGGAGAAGCGACAGAGTGGCTCAGAACAAGTAGCAGCTCTACAGACCGAGTTACAGCAGCTGACAGAAAGACTCGAGCGAGTGCAACTCGACAACCAAGACAAACAAGAT GAGATTAATCAGCTGAGTCTTCGAATGAGTGAGCTCTCAGCCAGAGAGACTCAAAGCTCGACTTTACAAAGCAGATGCAAg AAACTGGAAGATGAGAATGATCATCTAAAGTTAAAGGTAGAAGATCTACAGAGACAATTAACGGAAAGAAACATGTCACATGACCAAGAAAACTCGGAGCTGCTTCGGCTGGAAGATCAGTTAGGCAGCAAAGTGACGGAACTGTACGAAATCCACGAGCAAATCATATCACTAATTCGTAAAGAATCTCACAGCTGA
- the LOC105322431 gene encoding homer protein homolog 2 isoform X5, giving the protein MIEDTIAELKTRVYRVSSIIRREQPIFTTKAHVFQIDPETKKNWIPASKSAVSVSYYYDTTRNTYRIISVDGSKAIVNSTITPGMTFTKTSQKFGQWSDPRANTVYGLGFSSEQDLQKFIEKFKEVKEMTRQVVNQTPPIPPSTNQNSTSQVNGNEESHSSSSKHANSSQPRQFLHHRSSSLSAMQGSDTSSKQDANLRERRNSFNSSPNNSSNNASESQLKYENDRLKLALAQSSTNAKKWEVELQTLKNNNSRLTAALQESTTNVEEWKKQLAAYKEESAKMKKKIVELEKRQSGSEQVAALQTELQQLTERLERVQLDNQDKQDEINQLSLRMSELSARETQSSTLQSRCKKLEDENDHLKLKVEDLQRQLTERNMSHDQENSELLRLEDQLGSKVTELYEIHEQIISLIRKESHS; this is encoded by the exons GGAACAACCCATCTTCACAACGAAGGCCCATGTGTTCCAGATAGATCCAGAGACCAAGAAGAACTGGATCCCAGCCAGTAAAAGTGCCGTCAGTGTCTCTTACTACTATGACACCACGCGGAATACTTATCGCATCATCAGTGTCGATGGATCCAAG GCCATTGTCAACAGTACCATCACCCCCGGGATGACCTTCACAAAAACGTCCCAGAAGTTTGGCCAGTGGTCCGACCCCAGGGCTAACACTGTGTACGGACTGGGATTCTCCTCGGAGCAAGATCTACAGAag TTTATAGAAAAGTTCAAAGAAGTCAAAGAAATGACCCGACAGGTGGTCAACCAGACACCACCCATTCCCCCGTCAACCAATCAGAACTCTACCTCACAGGTGAATGGGAATGAGGAGTCCCACTCCTCCTCCTCCAAGCACGCAAATTCCTCTCAACCAAGACAATTCTTGCATCACAGAAGCTCTAGCTTGTCTGCCATGCAG GGCTCAGATACATCTAGTAAACAAGATGCCAATTTAAGAGAGAGGAGAAACTCTTTCAACAGCTCACCTAACAACAGCTCCAACAATGCTTCGGAAAGTCAACTGAAATACGAGAATGATCGACTCAAATTAGCCTTAGCTCAAAG ttcAACCAATGCCAAAAAATGGGAGGTAGAATTACAGACCCTGAAGAACAACAACTCGCGGCTTACGGCGGCGCTACAGGAAAGCACCACAAACGTGGAGGAGTGGAAGAAACAACTTGCAGCGTACAAAGAGGAGAGTGCCAAAATGAAGAAAAAG ATTGTGGAACTGGAGAAGCGACAGAGTGGCTCAGAACAAGTAGCAGCTCTACAGACCGAGTTACAGCAGCTGACAGAAAGACTCGAGCGAGTGCAACTCGACAACCAAGACAAACAAGAT GAGATTAATCAGCTGAGTCTTCGAATGAGTGAGCTCTCAGCCAGAGAGACTCAAAGCTCGACTTTACAAAGCAGATGCAAg AAACTGGAAGATGAGAATGATCATCTAAAGTTAAAGGTAGAAGATCTACAGAGACAATTAACGGAAAGAAACATGTCACATGACCAAGAAAACTCGGAGCTGCTTCGGCTGGAAGATCAGTTAGGCAGCAAAGTGACGGAACTGTACGAAATCCACGAGCAAATCATATCACTAATTCGTAAAGAATCTCACAGCTGA
- the LOC105322431 gene encoding homer protein homolog 2 isoform X8, whose translation MSIGEQPIFTTKAHVFQIDPETKKNWIPASKSAVSVSYYYDTTRNTYRIISVDGSKAIVNSTITPGMTFTKTSQKFGQWSDPRANTVYGLGFSSEQDLQKFIEKFKEVKEMTRQVVNQTPPIPPSTNQNSTSQVNGNEESHSSSSKHANSSQPRQFLHHRSSSLSAMQGSDTSSKQDANLRERRNSFNSSPNNSSNNASESQLKYENDRLKLALAQSSTNAKKWEVELQTLKNNNSRLTAALQESTTNVEEWKKQLAAYKEESAKMKKKIVELEKRQSGSEQVAALQTELQQLTERLERVQLDNQDKQDEINQLSLRMSELSARETQSSTLQSRCKKLEDENDHLKLKVEDLQRQLTERNMSHDQENSELLRLEDQLGSKVTELYEIHEQIISLIRKESHS comes from the exons GGAACAACCCATCTTCACAACGAAGGCCCATGTGTTCCAGATAGATCCAGAGACCAAGAAGAACTGGATCCCAGCCAGTAAAAGTGCCGTCAGTGTCTCTTACTACTATGACACCACGCGGAATACTTATCGCATCATCAGTGTCGATGGATCCAAG GCCATTGTCAACAGTACCATCACCCCCGGGATGACCTTCACAAAAACGTCCCAGAAGTTTGGCCAGTGGTCCGACCCCAGGGCTAACACTGTGTACGGACTGGGATTCTCCTCGGAGCAAGATCTACAGAag TTTATAGAAAAGTTCAAAGAAGTCAAAGAAATGACCCGACAGGTGGTCAACCAGACACCACCCATTCCCCCGTCAACCAATCAGAACTCTACCTCACAGGTGAATGGGAATGAGGAGTCCCACTCCTCCTCCTCCAAGCACGCAAATTCCTCTCAACCAAGACAATTCTTGCATCACAGAAGCTCTAGCTTGTCTGCCATGCAG GGCTCAGATACATCTAGTAAACAAGATGCCAATTTAAGAGAGAGGAGAAACTCTTTCAACAGCTCACCTAACAACAGCTCCAACAATGCTTCGGAAAGTCAACTGAAATACGAGAATGATCGACTCAAATTAGCCTTAGCTCAAAG ttcAACCAATGCCAAAAAATGGGAGGTAGAATTACAGACCCTGAAGAACAACAACTCGCGGCTTACGGCGGCGCTACAGGAAAGCACCACAAACGTGGAGGAGTGGAAGAAACAACTTGCAGCGTACAAAGAGGAGAGTGCCAAAATGAAGAAAAAG ATTGTGGAACTGGAGAAGCGACAGAGTGGCTCAGAACAAGTAGCAGCTCTACAGACCGAGTTACAGCAGCTGACAGAAAGACTCGAGCGAGTGCAACTCGACAACCAAGACAAACAAGAT GAGATTAATCAGCTGAGTCTTCGAATGAGTGAGCTCTCAGCCAGAGAGACTCAAAGCTCGACTTTACAAAGCAGATGCAAg AAACTGGAAGATGAGAATGATCATCTAAAGTTAAAGGTAGAAGATCTACAGAGACAATTAACGGAAAGAAACATGTCACATGACCAAGAAAACTCGGAGCTGCTTCGGCTGGAAGATCAGTTAGGCAGCAAAGTGACGGAACTGTACGAAATCCACGAGCAAATCATATCACTAATTCGTAAAGAATCTCACAGCTGA
- the LOC105322431 gene encoding homer protein homolog 2 isoform X10, producing the protein MEQPIFTTKAHVFQIDPETKKNWIPASKSAVSVSYYYDTTRNTYRIISVDGSKAIVNSTITPGMTFTKTSQKFGQWSDPRANTVYGLGFSSEQDLQKFIEKFKEVKEMTRQVVNQTPPIPPSTNQNSTSQVNGNEESHSSSSKHANSSQPRQFLHHRSSSLSAMQGSDTSSKQDANLRERRNSFNSSPNNSSNNASESQLKYENDRLKLALAQSSTNAKKWEVELQTLKNNNSRLTAALQESTTNVEEWKKQLAAYKEESAKMKKKIVELEKRQSGSEQVAALQTELQQLTERLERVQLDNQDKQDEINQLSLRMSELSARETQSSTLQSRCKKLEDENDHLKLKVEDLQRQLTERNMSHDQENSELLRLEDQLGSKVTELYEIHEQIISLIRKESHS; encoded by the exons GGAACAACCCATCTTCACAACGAAGGCCCATGTGTTCCAGATAGATCCAGAGACCAAGAAGAACTGGATCCCAGCCAGTAAAAGTGCCGTCAGTGTCTCTTACTACTATGACACCACGCGGAATACTTATCGCATCATCAGTGTCGATGGATCCAAG GCCATTGTCAACAGTACCATCACCCCCGGGATGACCTTCACAAAAACGTCCCAGAAGTTTGGCCAGTGGTCCGACCCCAGGGCTAACACTGTGTACGGACTGGGATTCTCCTCGGAGCAAGATCTACAGAag TTTATAGAAAAGTTCAAAGAAGTCAAAGAAATGACCCGACAGGTGGTCAACCAGACACCACCCATTCCCCCGTCAACCAATCAGAACTCTACCTCACAGGTGAATGGGAATGAGGAGTCCCACTCCTCCTCCTCCAAGCACGCAAATTCCTCTCAACCAAGACAATTCTTGCATCACAGAAGCTCTAGCTTGTCTGCCATGCAG GGCTCAGATACATCTAGTAAACAAGATGCCAATTTAAGAGAGAGGAGAAACTCTTTCAACAGCTCACCTAACAACAGCTCCAACAATGCTTCGGAAAGTCAACTGAAATACGAGAATGATCGACTCAAATTAGCCTTAGCTCAAAG ttcAACCAATGCCAAAAAATGGGAGGTAGAATTACAGACCCTGAAGAACAACAACTCGCGGCTTACGGCGGCGCTACAGGAAAGCACCACAAACGTGGAGGAGTGGAAGAAACAACTTGCAGCGTACAAAGAGGAGAGTGCCAAAATGAAGAAAAAG ATTGTGGAACTGGAGAAGCGACAGAGTGGCTCAGAACAAGTAGCAGCTCTACAGACCGAGTTACAGCAGCTGACAGAAAGACTCGAGCGAGTGCAACTCGACAACCAAGACAAACAAGAT GAGATTAATCAGCTGAGTCTTCGAATGAGTGAGCTCTCAGCCAGAGAGACTCAAAGCTCGACTTTACAAAGCAGATGCAAg AAACTGGAAGATGAGAATGATCATCTAAAGTTAAAGGTAGAAGATCTACAGAGACAATTAACGGAAAGAAACATGTCACATGACCAAGAAAACTCGGAGCTGCTTCGGCTGGAAGATCAGTTAGGCAGCAAAGTGACGGAACTGTACGAAATCCACGAGCAAATCATATCACTAATTCGTAAAGAATCTCACAGCTGA
- the LOC105322431 gene encoding homer protein homolog 2 isoform X6, which yields MMSAVYMLKAKTLWEQPIFTTKAHVFQIDPETKKNWIPASKSAVSVSYYYDTTRNTYRIISVDGSKAIVNSTITPGMTFTKTSQKFGQWSDPRANTVYGLGFSSEQDLQKFIEKFKEVKEMTRQVVNQTPPIPPSTNQNSTSQVNGNEESHSSSSKHANSSQPRQFLHHRSSSLSAMQGSDTSSKQDANLRERRNSFNSSPNNSSNNASESQLKYENDRLKLALAQSSTNAKKWEVELQTLKNNNSRLTAALQESTTNVEEWKKQLAAYKEESAKMKKKIVELEKRQSGSEQVAALQTELQQLTERLERVQLDNQDKQDEINQLSLRMSELSARETQSSTLQSRCKKLEDENDHLKLKVEDLQRQLTERNMSHDQENSELLRLEDQLGSKVTELYEIHEQIISLIRKESHS from the exons GGAACAACCCATCTTCACAACGAAGGCCCATGTGTTCCAGATAGATCCAGAGACCAAGAAGAACTGGATCCCAGCCAGTAAAAGTGCCGTCAGTGTCTCTTACTACTATGACACCACGCGGAATACTTATCGCATCATCAGTGTCGATGGATCCAAG GCCATTGTCAACAGTACCATCACCCCCGGGATGACCTTCACAAAAACGTCCCAGAAGTTTGGCCAGTGGTCCGACCCCAGGGCTAACACTGTGTACGGACTGGGATTCTCCTCGGAGCAAGATCTACAGAag TTTATAGAAAAGTTCAAAGAAGTCAAAGAAATGACCCGACAGGTGGTCAACCAGACACCACCCATTCCCCCGTCAACCAATCAGAACTCTACCTCACAGGTGAATGGGAATGAGGAGTCCCACTCCTCCTCCTCCAAGCACGCAAATTCCTCTCAACCAAGACAATTCTTGCATCACAGAAGCTCTAGCTTGTCTGCCATGCAG GGCTCAGATACATCTAGTAAACAAGATGCCAATTTAAGAGAGAGGAGAAACTCTTTCAACAGCTCACCTAACAACAGCTCCAACAATGCTTCGGAAAGTCAACTGAAATACGAGAATGATCGACTCAAATTAGCCTTAGCTCAAAG ttcAACCAATGCCAAAAAATGGGAGGTAGAATTACAGACCCTGAAGAACAACAACTCGCGGCTTACGGCGGCGCTACAGGAAAGCACCACAAACGTGGAGGAGTGGAAGAAACAACTTGCAGCGTACAAAGAGGAGAGTGCCAAAATGAAGAAAAAG ATTGTGGAACTGGAGAAGCGACAGAGTGGCTCAGAACAAGTAGCAGCTCTACAGACCGAGTTACAGCAGCTGACAGAAAGACTCGAGCGAGTGCAACTCGACAACCAAGACAAACAAGAT GAGATTAATCAGCTGAGTCTTCGAATGAGTGAGCTCTCAGCCAGAGAGACTCAAAGCTCGACTTTACAAAGCAGATGCAAg AAACTGGAAGATGAGAATGATCATCTAAAGTTAAAGGTAGAAGATCTACAGAGACAATTAACGGAAAGAAACATGTCACATGACCAAGAAAACTCGGAGCTGCTTCGGCTGGAAGATCAGTTAGGCAGCAAAGTGACGGAACTGTACGAAATCCACGAGCAAATCATATCACTAATTCGTAAAGAATCTCACAGCTGA
- the LOC105322431 gene encoding homer protein homolog 2 isoform X11: MASNGGEDMGVLSPRKLPEQPIFTTKAHVFQIDPETKKNWIPASKSAVSVSYYYDTTRNTYRIISVDGSKAIVNSTITPGMTFTKTSQKFGQWSDPRANTVYGLGFSSEQDLQKFIEKFKEVKEMTRQVVNQTPPIPPSTNQNSTSQVNGNEESHSSSSKHANSSQPRQFLHHRSSSLSAMQGSDTSSKQDANLRERRNSFNSSPNNSSNNASESQLKYENDRLKLALAQSSTNAKKWEVELQTLKNNNSRLTAALQESTTNVEEWKKQLAAYKEESAKMKKKIVELEKRQSGSEQVAALQTELQQLTERLERVQLDNQDKQDEINQLSLRMSELSARETQSSTLQSRCKKLEDENDHLKLKVEDLQRQLTERNMSHDQENSELLRLEDQLGSKVTELYEIHEQIISLIRKESHS, from the exons GGAACAACCCATCTTCACAACGAAGGCCCATGTGTTCCAGATAGATCCAGAGACCAAGAAGAACTGGATCCCAGCCAGTAAAAGTGCCGTCAGTGTCTCTTACTACTATGACACCACGCGGAATACTTATCGCATCATCAGTGTCGATGGATCCAAG GCCATTGTCAACAGTACCATCACCCCCGGGATGACCTTCACAAAAACGTCCCAGAAGTTTGGCCAGTGGTCCGACCCCAGGGCTAACACTGTGTACGGACTGGGATTCTCCTCGGAGCAAGATCTACAGAag TTTATAGAAAAGTTCAAAGAAGTCAAAGAAATGACCCGACAGGTGGTCAACCAGACACCACCCATTCCCCCGTCAACCAATCAGAACTCTACCTCACAGGTGAATGGGAATGAGGAGTCCCACTCCTCCTCCTCCAAGCACGCAAATTCCTCTCAACCAAGACAATTCTTGCATCACAGAAGCTCTAGCTTGTCTGCCATGCAG GGCTCAGATACATCTAGTAAACAAGATGCCAATTTAAGAGAGAGGAGAAACTCTTTCAACAGCTCACCTAACAACAGCTCCAACAATGCTTCGGAAAGTCAACTGAAATACGAGAATGATCGACTCAAATTAGCCTTAGCTCAAAG ttcAACCAATGCCAAAAAATGGGAGGTAGAATTACAGACCCTGAAGAACAACAACTCGCGGCTTACGGCGGCGCTACAGGAAAGCACCACAAACGTGGAGGAGTGGAAGAAACAACTTGCAGCGTACAAAGAGGAGAGTGCCAAAATGAAGAAAAAG ATTGTGGAACTGGAGAAGCGACAGAGTGGCTCAGAACAAGTAGCAGCTCTACAGACCGAGTTACAGCAGCTGACAGAAAGACTCGAGCGAGTGCAACTCGACAACCAAGACAAACAAGAT GAGATTAATCAGCTGAGTCTTCGAATGAGTGAGCTCTCAGCCAGAGAGACTCAAAGCTCGACTTTACAAAGCAGATGCAAg AAACTGGAAGATGAGAATGATCATCTAAAGTTAAAGGTAGAAGATCTACAGAGACAATTAACGGAAAGAAACATGTCACATGACCAAGAAAACTCGGAGCTGCTTCGGCTGGAAGATCAGTTAGGCAGCAAAGTGACGGAACTGTACGAAATCCACGAGCAAATCATATCACTAATTCGTAAAGAATCTCACAGCTGA
- the LOC105322431 gene encoding homer protein homolog 2 isoform X7: MKFFCTSKMEQPIFTTKAHVFQIDPETKKNWIPASKSAVSVSYYYDTTRNTYRIISVDGSKAIVNSTITPGMTFTKTSQKFGQWSDPRANTVYGLGFSSEQDLQKFIEKFKEVKEMTRQVVNQTPPIPPSTNQNSTSQVNGNEESHSSSSKHANSSQPRQFLHHRSSSLSAMQGSDTSSKQDANLRERRNSFNSSPNNSSNNASESQLKYENDRLKLALAQSSTNAKKWEVELQTLKNNNSRLTAALQESTTNVEEWKKQLAAYKEESAKMKKKIVELEKRQSGSEQVAALQTELQQLTERLERVQLDNQDKQDEINQLSLRMSELSARETQSSTLQSRCKKLEDENDHLKLKVEDLQRQLTERNMSHDQENSELLRLEDQLGSKVTELYEIHEQIISLIRKESHS; encoded by the exons GGAACAACCCATCTTCACAACGAAGGCCCATGTGTTCCAGATAGATCCAGAGACCAAGAAGAACTGGATCCCAGCCAGTAAAAGTGCCGTCAGTGTCTCTTACTACTATGACACCACGCGGAATACTTATCGCATCATCAGTGTCGATGGATCCAAG GCCATTGTCAACAGTACCATCACCCCCGGGATGACCTTCACAAAAACGTCCCAGAAGTTTGGCCAGTGGTCCGACCCCAGGGCTAACACTGTGTACGGACTGGGATTCTCCTCGGAGCAAGATCTACAGAag TTTATAGAAAAGTTCAAAGAAGTCAAAGAAATGACCCGACAGGTGGTCAACCAGACACCACCCATTCCCCCGTCAACCAATCAGAACTCTACCTCACAGGTGAATGGGAATGAGGAGTCCCACTCCTCCTCCTCCAAGCACGCAAATTCCTCTCAACCAAGACAATTCTTGCATCACAGAAGCTCTAGCTTGTCTGCCATGCAG GGCTCAGATACATCTAGTAAACAAGATGCCAATTTAAGAGAGAGGAGAAACTCTTTCAACAGCTCACCTAACAACAGCTCCAACAATGCTTCGGAAAGTCAACTGAAATACGAGAATGATCGACTCAAATTAGCCTTAGCTCAAAG ttcAACCAATGCCAAAAAATGGGAGGTAGAATTACAGACCCTGAAGAACAACAACTCGCGGCTTACGGCGGCGCTACAGGAAAGCACCACAAACGTGGAGGAGTGGAAGAAACAACTTGCAGCGTACAAAGAGGAGAGTGCCAAAATGAAGAAAAAG ATTGTGGAACTGGAGAAGCGACAGAGTGGCTCAGAACAAGTAGCAGCTCTACAGACCGAGTTACAGCAGCTGACAGAAAGACTCGAGCGAGTGCAACTCGACAACCAAGACAAACAAGAT GAGATTAATCAGCTGAGTCTTCGAATGAGTGAGCTCTCAGCCAGAGAGACTCAAAGCTCGACTTTACAAAGCAGATGCAAg AAACTGGAAGATGAGAATGATCATCTAAAGTTAAAGGTAGAAGATCTACAGAGACAATTAACGGAAAGAAACATGTCACATGACCAAGAAAACTCGGAGCTGCTTCGGCTGGAAGATCAGTTAGGCAGCAAAGTGACGGAACTGTACGAAATCCACGAGCAAATCATATCACTAATTCGTAAAGAATCTCACAGCTGA